A genome region from Columba livia isolate bColLiv1 breed racing homer chromosome 2, bColLiv1.pat.W.v2, whole genome shotgun sequence includes the following:
- the TGS1 gene encoding trimethylguanosine synthase isoform X1, translating into MVQDPRGRLVAELLLRAGTARGILCVCSRAFVEDRKLYKLGLKGFYVKDDNDSTGEEQASEEENRCPNVTLKVDTNHALDLEEVELDSEAELMKSMGLPLQFGGQSARRDLVATENYRKRCNMKIMKKKKKNKKELQQKDKMEQECQNQPCGDILSISSEVAPATEQCEKSIKPQVVSEGNCESSESLANEALPSELKEKWEKYWSEYGESLLWQSWLEKHQEVTSCEATTASEPWNSPDTKEEWEQHYSELYWYYWEQFQYWTSQGWTTESSQGDNMEANGVTQETDLLGKRNLVSPSEELSLELSPSNTRSEETLPSHAEPHSEIISGVCNLNLNLEEVDQSSAALTVAQRGPQEHSSSDSENQKEPRDGGTRKRSASCENKSGNQSGSQGSCSSNSNDKAQLLLHDQDEDEDEEPPEYRCAKVKRSHELDVDENPVEDPEETCSVLGFKHGTGQKYGGIPDFTHRSVQYLEKKEKLKSRFLDMRKPRKSKNTHIFFTEEPETSCKKSKTLKKVEEFLKQVNKPEEEAPSQPATPPPKAGASSSSSDSECEDGVTDRQTAPLKAENQKPPFSSEAVAEPGGNDVEGDAAASSSGGREAGRPEHGCGRQLVSLDIPDYLQAETEDVNQAVDEKITTKKKEKKRRRRNKIALRAIPAEIAADPELVKYWAQRYRLFSRFDEGIKLDREGWFSVTPEKIAEHIAVRVSQSFNCDTIVDAFCGVGGNAIQFALTSKRVIAIDIDPEKLSLARNNAEVYGVADRIEFVCGDFMVLAADLQADVVFLSPPWGGPDYATAEIFDIQTMICPDGFEIFRLSKKITNNIVYFLPRNADIDQVASLAGPGGKVEIEQNFLNNKLKTITAYFGDLIRHDIS; encoded by the exons ATGGTGCAGGACCCGCGGGGGCGGCTGGTGgcggagctgctgctgcgggcGGGGACGGCCCGCGGCATCCTCTGCGTCTGCTCCCGCGCCTTCGTCGA AGATCGAAAATTGTATAAACTGGGATTAAAAGGATTTTATGTCAAAGATGACAATGACAGTACAG GGGAGGAGCAAGCATCTGAGGAGGAGAACCGTTGTCCCAATGTGACATTAAAGGTGGATACTAATCATGCTCTTGACCTGGAAGAAGTTGAGCTAGACTCGGAGGCTGAGCTCATGAAGAGTATGGGATTGCCTCTCCAGTTTGGTGGGCAGTCAGCCCGCAGAGACCTTGTG GCaacagaaaattacagaaagagaTGCAACATGAagattatgaaaaagaaaaagaagaacaaaaaagaattaCAGCAAAAGGATAAAATGGAGCAGGAATGCCAGAATCAACCTTGTGGTGATATCCTGTCCATTTCTAGTGAGGTGGCCCCAGCTACAGAGCAGTGTGAGAAGAGCATCAAACCTCAGGTTGTAAGTGAAGGAAACTGTGAAAGTTCAGAAAGTCTTGCAAATGAGGCTTTACCCAGTgaacttaaagaaaaatgggagaagTACTGGAGTGAGTATGGAGAGAGCCTTCTTTGGCAAAGTTGGCTGGAGAAGCATCAAGAGGTCACATCATGTGAAGCCACAACAGCCTCTGAGCCTTGGAATAGTCCAGACACCAAGGAGGAGTGGGAGCAGCATTACAGTGAACTATACTGGTATTACTGGGAACAGTTTCAGTACTGGACAAGTCAAGGGTGGACTACAGAGAGCTCACAAGGTGACAACATGGAAGCTAATGGGGTTACCCAGGAGACTGATCTTTTGGGAAAAAGGAACTTGGTTAGCCCAAGTGAAGAGCTGAGCTTGGAGCTGTCTCCCTCTAATACCAGAAGTGAGGAAACGCTCCCTTCACATGCTGAGCCCCACAGTGAAATAATCTCTGGGGTTTGTAATTTAAATCTGAATTTGGAGGAAGTGGATCAGAGCAGTGCAGCGCTAACAGTAGCCCAGCGAGGTCCTCAAGAGCACAGTTCATCTGACAGCGAAAACCAGAAGGAGCCCCGTGATGGAGGAACCAGGAAAAGGAGTGCATCTTGTGAGAATAAAAGTGGTAACCAGTCAG GTTCGCAGGGGTCATGTAGCTCAAATTCAAATGACAAGGCACAGTTGCTGCTTCATGACCAAGATGAAGATGAGGACGAAGAGCCTCCTGAATACAGGTGTGCCAAAGTCAAGAGAAG CCATGAACTGGATGTGGATGAGAACCCAGTGGAAGATCCTGAGGAAACCTGCTCTGTGTTGGGTTTCAAGCATGGCACTGGACAAAA ataTGGTGGAATTCCAGATTTTACCCACCGAAGTGTACAGTacttggagaaaaaagaaaaactcaagTCCAGATTCTTGGATATGCGTAAACCAAGGAAGagcaaaaacacacacatcttCTTTACAGAGGAACCTGAAACGTCTTGCAAAAAATCTAAAACTTTGAAGAAG GTGGAAGAGTTCCTAAAGCAGGTTAATAAACCCGAAGAGGAAGCCCCATCCCAGCCAGCCACTCCTCCACCTAAAGCGGGGGCATCATCCTCAAGCAGTGATTCAGAGTGTGAGGACGGCGTTACTGACAGACAGACTGCGCCACTGAAGGctgaaaaccaaaaaccaccgTTTTCCAGTGAGGCTGTTGCAGAACCTGGAGGGAATGACGTTGAGGGGGATGCAGCAGCGAGCAGCTCTGGTGGCCGGGAAGCGGGGAGGCCGGAGCACGGCTGCGGGCGGCAGCTGGTCTCCCTGGATATTCCCGATTATCTCCAGGCAGAGACGGAGGATGTCAACCAGG CTGTAGACGAAAAAATTACTacaaagaagaaggagaaaaaaaggaggagaaggaacaaAATTGCACTGCGAGCTATACCTGCTGAGATTGCTGCTGATCCGGAGCTGGTCAAGTACTGGGCACAGCGCTACCGGCTCTTCTCTCGGTTTGATGAGGGAATTAAACTAGACAGAG AGGGTTGGTTTTCTGTCACTCCCGAGAAAATAGCCGAGCATATTGCCGTCCGTGTCAGTCAGTCGTTCAACTGTGATACCATAGTGGATGCGTTCTGTGGGGTTGGAGGAAATGCTATTCAGTTTGCGTTGACCTCAAAAAGAG TGATCGCTATTGATATTGATCCCGAGAAGCTCAGCCTTGCACGCAACAATGCCGAGGTGTATGGTGTGGCGGATCGGATTGAATTTGTGTGTGGAGACTTCATGGTGCTGGCGGCTGACCTGCAAGCAGATGTTGTGTTCCTCAGCCCTCCCTGGGGGGGGCCTGACTATGCAACTGCCGAAATCTTTGATATCCAAACGATGATTTGCCCAGACGG ATTTGAAATTTTCAGGCTCTCCAAGAAGATCACCAACAACATTGTGTATTTTCTACCTCGGAATGCTGACATTGACCAG gtgGCTTCCTTAGCAGGGCCAGGAGGGAAAGTTGAAATAGAACAAAATTTTCTCAATAACAAACTGAAGACAATAACAGCTTATTTTGGTGATCTAATAAGGCATGACATCTCCTGA
- the TGS1 gene encoding trimethylguanosine synthase isoform X2 codes for MVQDPRGRLVAELLLRAGTARGILCVCSRAFVEDRKLYKLGLKGFYVKDDNDSTGEEQASEEENRCPNVTLKVDTNHALDLEEVELDSEAELMKSMGLPLQFGGQSARRDLVATENYRKRCNMKIMKKKKKNKKELQQKDKMEQECQNQPCGDILSISSEVAPATEQCEKSIKPQVVSEGNCESSESLANEALPSELKEKWEKYWSEYGESLLWQSWLEKHQEVTSCEATTASEPWNSPDTKEEWEQHYSELYWYYWEQFQYWTSQGWTTESSQGDNMEANGVTQETDLLGKRNLVSPSEELSLELSPSNTRSEETLPSHAEPHSEIISGVCNLNLNLEEVDQSSAALTVAQRGPQEHSSSDSENQKEPRDGGTRKRSASCENKSGNQSGSQGSCSSNSNDKAQLLLHDQDEDEDEEPPEYRCAKVKRSHELDVDENPVEDPEETCSVLGFKHGTGQKYGGIPDFTHRSVQYLEKKEKLKSRFLDMRKPRKSKNTHIFFTEEPETSCKKSKTLKKVEEFLKQVNKPEEEAPSQPATPPPKAGASSSSSDSECEDGVTDRQTAPLKAENQKPPFSSEAVAEPGGNDVEGDAAASSSGGREAGRPEHGCGRQLVSLDIPDYLQAETEDVNQDEKITTKKKEKKRRRRNKIALRAIPAEIAADPELVKYWAQRYRLFSRFDEGIKLDREGWFSVTPEKIAEHIAVRVSQSFNCDTIVDAFCGVGGNAIQFALTSKRVIAIDIDPEKLSLARNNAEVYGVADRIEFVCGDFMVLAADLQADVVFLSPPWGGPDYATAEIFDIQTMICPDGFEIFRLSKKITNNIVYFLPRNADIDQVASLAGPGGKVEIEQNFLNNKLKTITAYFGDLIRHDIS; via the exons ATGGTGCAGGACCCGCGGGGGCGGCTGGTGgcggagctgctgctgcgggcGGGGACGGCCCGCGGCATCCTCTGCGTCTGCTCCCGCGCCTTCGTCGA AGATCGAAAATTGTATAAACTGGGATTAAAAGGATTTTATGTCAAAGATGACAATGACAGTACAG GGGAGGAGCAAGCATCTGAGGAGGAGAACCGTTGTCCCAATGTGACATTAAAGGTGGATACTAATCATGCTCTTGACCTGGAAGAAGTTGAGCTAGACTCGGAGGCTGAGCTCATGAAGAGTATGGGATTGCCTCTCCAGTTTGGTGGGCAGTCAGCCCGCAGAGACCTTGTG GCaacagaaaattacagaaagagaTGCAACATGAagattatgaaaaagaaaaagaagaacaaaaaagaattaCAGCAAAAGGATAAAATGGAGCAGGAATGCCAGAATCAACCTTGTGGTGATATCCTGTCCATTTCTAGTGAGGTGGCCCCAGCTACAGAGCAGTGTGAGAAGAGCATCAAACCTCAGGTTGTAAGTGAAGGAAACTGTGAAAGTTCAGAAAGTCTTGCAAATGAGGCTTTACCCAGTgaacttaaagaaaaatgggagaagTACTGGAGTGAGTATGGAGAGAGCCTTCTTTGGCAAAGTTGGCTGGAGAAGCATCAAGAGGTCACATCATGTGAAGCCACAACAGCCTCTGAGCCTTGGAATAGTCCAGACACCAAGGAGGAGTGGGAGCAGCATTACAGTGAACTATACTGGTATTACTGGGAACAGTTTCAGTACTGGACAAGTCAAGGGTGGACTACAGAGAGCTCACAAGGTGACAACATGGAAGCTAATGGGGTTACCCAGGAGACTGATCTTTTGGGAAAAAGGAACTTGGTTAGCCCAAGTGAAGAGCTGAGCTTGGAGCTGTCTCCCTCTAATACCAGAAGTGAGGAAACGCTCCCTTCACATGCTGAGCCCCACAGTGAAATAATCTCTGGGGTTTGTAATTTAAATCTGAATTTGGAGGAAGTGGATCAGAGCAGTGCAGCGCTAACAGTAGCCCAGCGAGGTCCTCAAGAGCACAGTTCATCTGACAGCGAAAACCAGAAGGAGCCCCGTGATGGAGGAACCAGGAAAAGGAGTGCATCTTGTGAGAATAAAAGTGGTAACCAGTCAG GTTCGCAGGGGTCATGTAGCTCAAATTCAAATGACAAGGCACAGTTGCTGCTTCATGACCAAGATGAAGATGAGGACGAAGAGCCTCCTGAATACAGGTGTGCCAAAGTCAAGAGAAG CCATGAACTGGATGTGGATGAGAACCCAGTGGAAGATCCTGAGGAAACCTGCTCTGTGTTGGGTTTCAAGCATGGCACTGGACAAAA ataTGGTGGAATTCCAGATTTTACCCACCGAAGTGTACAGTacttggagaaaaaagaaaaactcaagTCCAGATTCTTGGATATGCGTAAACCAAGGAAGagcaaaaacacacacatcttCTTTACAGAGGAACCTGAAACGTCTTGCAAAAAATCTAAAACTTTGAAGAAG GTGGAAGAGTTCCTAAAGCAGGTTAATAAACCCGAAGAGGAAGCCCCATCCCAGCCAGCCACTCCTCCACCTAAAGCGGGGGCATCATCCTCAAGCAGTGATTCAGAGTGTGAGGACGGCGTTACTGACAGACAGACTGCGCCACTGAAGGctgaaaaccaaaaaccaccgTTTTCCAGTGAGGCTGTTGCAGAACCTGGAGGGAATGACGTTGAGGGGGATGCAGCAGCGAGCAGCTCTGGTGGCCGGGAAGCGGGGAGGCCGGAGCACGGCTGCGGGCGGCAGCTGGTCTCCCTGGATATTCCCGATTATCTCCAGGCAGAGACGGAGGATGTCAACCAGG ACGAAAAAATTACTacaaagaagaaggagaaaaaaaggaggagaaggaacaaAATTGCACTGCGAGCTATACCTGCTGAGATTGCTGCTGATCCGGAGCTGGTCAAGTACTGGGCACAGCGCTACCGGCTCTTCTCTCGGTTTGATGAGGGAATTAAACTAGACAGAG AGGGTTGGTTTTCTGTCACTCCCGAGAAAATAGCCGAGCATATTGCCGTCCGTGTCAGTCAGTCGTTCAACTGTGATACCATAGTGGATGCGTTCTGTGGGGTTGGAGGAAATGCTATTCAGTTTGCGTTGACCTCAAAAAGAG TGATCGCTATTGATATTGATCCCGAGAAGCTCAGCCTTGCACGCAACAATGCCGAGGTGTATGGTGTGGCGGATCGGATTGAATTTGTGTGTGGAGACTTCATGGTGCTGGCGGCTGACCTGCAAGCAGATGTTGTGTTCCTCAGCCCTCCCTGGGGGGGGCCTGACTATGCAACTGCCGAAATCTTTGATATCCAAACGATGATTTGCCCAGACGG ATTTGAAATTTTCAGGCTCTCCAAGAAGATCACCAACAACATTGTGTATTTTCTACCTCGGAATGCTGACATTGACCAG gtgGCTTCCTTAGCAGGGCCAGGAGGGAAAGTTGAAATAGAACAAAATTTTCTCAATAACAAACTGAAGACAATAACAGCTTATTTTGGTGATCTAATAAGGCATGACATCTCCTGA